A region of Sugiyamaella lignohabitans strain CBS 10342 chromosome A, complete sequence DNA encodes the following proteins:
- the UNG1 gene encoding Ung1p (Uracil-DNA glycosylase; required for repair of uracil in DNA formed by spontaneous cytosine deamination; efficiently excises uracil from single-stranded DNA in vivo; not required for strand-specific mismatch repair; cell-cycle regulated, expressed in late G1; localizes to mitochondria and nucleus; GO_component: GO:0005739 - mitochondrion [Evidence IEA,IEA,IEA]; GO_component: GO:0005739 - mitochondrion [Evidence IDA] [PMID 11812822]; GO_component: GO:0005739 - mitochondrion [Evidence IDA] [PMID 24034606]; GO_component: GO:0005634 - nucleus [Evidence IEA,IEA,IEA]; GO_component: GO:0005634 - nucleus [Evidence IDA] [PMID 11812822]; GO_component: GO:0005634 - nucleus [Evidence IDA] [PMID 24034606]; GO_function: GO:0016787 - hydrolase activity [Evidence IEA]; GO_function: GO:0016798 - hydrolase activity, acting on glycosyl bonds [Evidence IEA]; GO_function: GO:0016799 - hydrolase activity, hydrolyzing N-glycosyl compounds [Evidence IEA]; GO_function: GO:0004844 - uracil DNA N-glycosylase activity [Evidence IEA,IEA]; GO_function: GO:0004844 - uracil DNA N-glycosylase activity [Evidence IDA] [PMID 2644266]; GO_process: GO:0006281 - DNA repair [Evidence IEA,IEA]; GO_process: GO:0006281 - DNA repair [Evidence IMP] [PMID 1938887]; GO_process: GO:0006284 - base-excision repair [Evidence IEA,IEA]; GO_process: GO:0006974 - cellular response to DNA damage stimulus [Evidence IEA]; GO_process: GO:0008152 - metabolic process [Evidence IEA]) codes for MTFLSPETNRQTVSRAEILTRCRLEITTLDESWLAVLHKELSKPYFLNLKKFIKTEINNGKRIFPPLQDIYSWSRHTPLDSVRVVILGQDPYHGPNQAHGLAFSVNPPTPPPPSLRNIYKGIAIDYPDFVVPKSGLLTPWANRGVLLLNTCLTVQAANANSHAGKGWETFTEEVLKAAVKARPSGICFLAWGNPAYARMQKIRPSSEHLVLRSVHPSPLSASRGFFECNHFRKANEWLFEKYGPAGVVDWALQTGNKLQAIELLLDPAKQQQLKELETLLADDDDEDDDEIPPTTTKN; via the coding sequence ATGACCTTTCTATCACCAGAAACCAACAGACAAACAGTCAGTCGGGCAGAGATACTAACGAGATGCAGACTGGAGATAACGACTCTGGACGAGTCATGGCTGGCAGTTCTTCACAAGGAATTGAGTAAACCGTATTTTCTGAACCTGAAGAAGTTCATTAAAACCGAGATCAATAACGGGAAACGGATTTTCCCACCACTACAAGATATCTACTCATGGTCGCGTCACACGCCACTAGACTCGGTGAGAGTGGTGATTCTCGGCCAAGATCCGTACCACGGACCGAACCAAGCACACGGACTGGCGTTTTCCGTCAACCCGcccacaccaccacctccatcGCTGcgaaatatttataaaggCATTGCAATCGATTACCCCGACTTCGTCGTCCCCAAATCAGGACTTCTGACTCCCTGGGCCAATCGAGGCGTGCTTCTTCTAAACACCTGTCTGACAGTACAAGCAGCCAATGCCAATTCACATGCCGGTAAAGGCTGGGAGACATTCACAGAAGAAGTTCTAAAAGCAGCAGTCAAAGCACGACCAAGCGGGATCTGTTTCCTGGCATGGGGAAACCCAGCATACGCACGAATGCAGAAAATCCGTCCCTCGAGCGAGCACCTGGTGCTCCGGTCAGTCCATCCCAGTCCCCTTTCCGCCTCACGGGGATTCTTCGAATGCAATCACTTCCGCAAAGCCAACGAATGGCTGTTCGAGAAGTACGGACCGGCCGGCGTGGTTGACTGGGCGCTCCAAACCGGCAACAAACTCCAAGCCATCGAGCTCCTGCTGGACCCTGccaaacagcagcaactcaAAGAGCTCGAAACACTGCTCgccgacgacgacgacgaagacgacgacgaaatACCAcccaccactaccaaaaACTAG